In Antricoccus suffuscus, the following are encoded in one genomic region:
- a CDS encoding winged helix-turn-helix transcriptional regulator, giving the protein MRDSPRSGCPINAAVEAFGDPWSLIVLRDVIFGNRRYFRDLLARSEERIASNILSSRLKSLVEGGLLSRADAPRGHKIAYSLTEAGIQTVPIMAALGSWGLQHRTTTTELRVRAELLQDGGPELWVDLMDELRELHLGTPRPTTTKRRASERLQQAYDDAVANRTVN; this is encoded by the coding sequence ATGAGAGACAGTCCACGCTCGGGCTGCCCTATCAACGCCGCCGTGGAGGCGTTCGGCGACCCGTGGAGTCTGATCGTGTTGCGCGACGTCATCTTCGGTAACCGGCGCTACTTCAGAGATCTGCTCGCTCGGTCCGAGGAGCGCATCGCCTCCAACATACTTTCCAGCCGACTCAAGTCACTTGTCGAGGGCGGACTCCTCAGCAGGGCGGACGCGCCGCGCGGACACAAGATCGCCTATAGCCTCACCGAGGCTGGCATCCAGACCGTGCCGATCATGGCAGCGCTTGGATCGTGGGGGCTACAGCATCGTACGACGACGACAGAATTGCGAGTCCGCGCCGAACTCCTTCAGGACGGGGGTCCCGAACTGTGGGTCGACCTCATGGACGAGCTACGAGAATTGCATCTTGGGACACCACGACCGACCACTACCAAGCGCCGCGCGTCGGAGCGGCTTCAGCAGGCCTATGACGACGCGGTCGCCAACAGGACAGTCAACTGA
- a CDS encoding ABC transporter substrate-binding protein — MHSLNSRAARLLGIFAATLLLTAGCFSGASSSDKTDKNVNQQKDAGPPESGGVMRIPTPSDPPSLDPIKDSSFQTMFAIGYTYSKLVDYKIGKDVPYGTDQLEGDLAEKWDMSKDGLTWTFHLRKGVKWQNVAPVSGREFTSKDVACTISAIKERGHQKADVSAVSSVETPDDYTVIFHLDSPYPDLAYKLAGNNLWMLPCEGTTGQFNMAEQAIGTGPFILKQWVKSKVRNYVKNPDYYVAGKPYLDGVEYDFIPDTAAAIAGFRTGKLDVVATISDMQTVNSVLKTNPDVYLSKELGSPVFVFMNMGEKPFQDIRVRKAIAMAIDREGMMKNVRPGGKLMGPIASSIPGALSQKEFGPLEPYDPKKAKELLAGAGYPDGFETSMMTTTGYGEAVVNEAQWIQQDLAKIGIKAKIDVQDYATYITKSWPNKTYQMGSGLQTPGLTADDYLMNLYYSTGPRNWYNIDDPKLDQMIIDQRKILDPDKRIAELKEIQKYIISNVMNPVMLYQYNQLTLYAGYIHDIYPQPEYGYRHVMNMWMDKTAPTRSGK, encoded by the coding sequence GTGCACAGTTTGAATTCACGAGCGGCTCGGTTGCTAGGAATCTTCGCAGCCACGCTTCTTCTGACCGCAGGTTGCTTTAGCGGAGCTAGTAGCAGCGACAAGACCGACAAGAATGTCAATCAGCAGAAGGACGCCGGCCCTCCGGAATCCGGCGGTGTCATGCGGATTCCGACCCCATCCGACCCGCCGTCGCTTGATCCGATTAAAGACTCGTCGTTCCAGACCATGTTTGCTATCGGTTACACCTACAGCAAGCTGGTTGACTACAAGATCGGCAAAGACGTCCCGTACGGCACAGACCAGCTCGAAGGTGATCTCGCTGAGAAGTGGGATATGTCCAAGGATGGTCTGACGTGGACTTTTCACCTTCGCAAAGGCGTGAAATGGCAAAACGTCGCGCCCGTCAGCGGCCGCGAGTTCACTTCGAAGGATGTCGCCTGCACGATCTCAGCAATTAAAGAACGAGGTCACCAGAAGGCTGACGTGAGTGCTGTGTCATCAGTGGAGACACCCGATGACTACACAGTGATCTTCCATCTGGATAGCCCTTATCCCGACCTGGCCTACAAGCTGGCGGGCAACAACCTGTGGATGCTGCCGTGTGAGGGCACGACTGGTCAGTTCAACATGGCCGAGCAGGCAATTGGCACCGGTCCCTTCATTCTGAAGCAATGGGTAAAGAGCAAGGTTCGAAACTATGTCAAGAATCCGGACTACTACGTAGCGGGGAAGCCCTACCTCGACGGCGTCGAATATGACTTCATTCCAGACACCGCAGCCGCTATTGCCGGATTCCGAACAGGCAAGCTGGACGTGGTCGCCACGATCTCGGATATGCAGACCGTAAATTCAGTGCTGAAGACAAACCCCGATGTCTATTTGTCTAAGGAGCTCGGCAGCCCTGTCTTTGTATTCATGAACATGGGCGAGAAGCCGTTTCAAGACATCCGTGTGCGTAAGGCAATTGCGATGGCAATCGATCGCGAAGGGATGATGAAAAATGTACGGCCCGGCGGCAAGCTCATGGGCCCGATTGCGAGCAGCATTCCCGGCGCGCTGTCCCAAAAGGAGTTTGGCCCGCTCGAGCCGTACGACCCGAAGAAGGCAAAAGAGTTGCTCGCCGGGGCCGGATATCCTGATGGATTTGAGACGTCGATGATGACGACCACAGGTTACGGCGAGGCGGTGGTCAACGAGGCTCAGTGGATTCAGCAAGATCTGGCGAAGATCGGCATCAAGGCCAAAATCGACGTGCAGGACTACGCGACCTACATCACCAAGAGCTGGCCGAACAAGACCTACCAGATGGGATCCGGTCTGCAGACGCCAGGGTTAACGGCCGATGACTACCTGATGAATCTGTATTACTCGACCGGACCGCGCAACTGGTACAACATCGATGACCCGAAACTAGACCAGATGATTATCGATCAGCGCAAGATTCTTGATCCCGACAAGCGCATTGCCGAACTGAAGGAGATTCAGAAGTACATCATTAGCAACGTGATGAATCCGGTAATGCTTTATCAGTATAATCAGCTCACGCTATATGCAGGTTATATCCATGACATCTACCCGCAGCCGGAGTACGGCTACCGTCACGTCATGAATATGTGGATGGACAAGACCGCGCCCACGCGCAGCGGGAAGTAG
- a CDS encoding maleylpyruvate isomerase family mycothiol-dependent enzyme, translated as MPLSHVQVTDAVERSQAAINASVRGLSERDAHAPSLLPDWTRGHLITHVCRNADAITRITRSVLGGPAQTEMYPGGQEARNSAIEDGAERPVALLAADLEYCGARAIAELRRLTDAALSVEIPWRRPVTAASLPLMRWRELEIHHVDLGTGYTVDDWDPAFVEETLEAELPLLSERAPGVEVPDLPPSQMLAWLIGRPQSDDLPQLPAWP; from the coding sequence ATGCCTTTGTCTCATGTGCAGGTCACCGACGCCGTCGAGCGGTCGCAGGCCGCAATCAACGCCTCAGTGCGCGGCCTCTCAGAGCGGGACGCACATGCCCCGTCGCTACTCCCGGACTGGACACGCGGCCATCTCATCACGCACGTGTGCCGCAATGCCGATGCGATCACCCGGATCACTAGGTCGGTCCTTGGTGGTCCCGCGCAAACCGAGATGTATCCGGGCGGGCAAGAAGCACGCAATAGCGCGATCGAGGACGGTGCCGAACGACCGGTGGCGCTATTGGCTGCAGATTTGGAATATTGCGGCGCTCGAGCCATCGCTGAGTTGCGCCGGCTGACCGACGCTGCGCTCTCGGTGGAAATTCCGTGGCGGCGCCCGGTCACTGCTGCGTCATTGCCGCTGATGCGATGGCGCGAGCTGGAGATCCACCACGTGGACCTCGGGACCGGTTACACGGTCGACGATTGGGATCCTGCGTTTGTCGAAGAGACACTCGAAGCCGAGCTGCCGCTGCTGTCCGAGCGAGCCCCAGGCGTGGAAGTGCCGGACCTTCCGCCGTCCCAGATGTTGGCGTGGCTGATCGGTCGTCCGCAGTCCGACGACCTGCCGCAGCTGCCCGCATGGCCCTGA
- a CDS encoding alpha/beta fold hydrolase: protein MRNAITEHTLKTARHTTGYLQAGPEEGPLLIFCHGWPELSRSWRHQLPTLAALGFRCIAPDMRGYGRSSVYGEHSDYRQELIVADMLELVESTGRDTAVWIGHDWGSPVVWNVAAHHPEVVAGIVSLCVPYLPQGFTLDGLVDYVDRTIYPEDKYPAGQWDYQYFYEESFESASEAFDADVAGVVKALFRRGRADQVGAPAPTATTRRDGGWFRGGPVPDIPQDFDVITEQDLAAYTAALQRNGFFGPDSWYMNHSANGDYSKKAKHGGRLEMPVLFLHGRYDQTCETVNSTLADPMRGACPNLTEAIVDSGHWMAQEQPVAVNAAVAKWLATELSSMWPAPSDPAQ from the coding sequence ATGCGCAACGCGATCACCGAGCACACGCTGAAGACCGCCCGCCACACGACGGGATATCTGCAAGCCGGCCCTGAAGAGGGTCCTCTGCTGATCTTCTGCCACGGCTGGCCCGAACTGTCTCGGTCCTGGCGCCATCAGCTGCCGACACTCGCCGCCCTCGGGTTTCGTTGTATCGCACCGGATATGCGTGGCTACGGACGATCCAGCGTGTACGGCGAACACTCCGACTACCGGCAAGAGCTCATCGTCGCGGACATGCTCGAGTTGGTCGAGTCGACCGGACGAGACACGGCCGTGTGGATAGGGCACGACTGGGGTTCGCCGGTCGTCTGGAATGTCGCCGCGCATCATCCCGAGGTCGTCGCCGGGATCGTCTCGTTGTGCGTTCCCTACCTACCGCAGGGATTCACGCTCGACGGGCTGGTCGACTACGTCGACAGAACTATCTATCCCGAAGACAAGTACCCCGCCGGACAGTGGGACTACCAATACTTCTACGAAGAGAGCTTCGAGTCCGCCAGCGAGGCATTCGACGCGGACGTCGCAGGCGTCGTCAAGGCACTCTTTCGGCGGGGCCGCGCGGACCAAGTAGGCGCTCCCGCACCGACCGCGACCACCCGTCGCGATGGGGGCTGGTTTCGCGGTGGACCCGTACCCGACATTCCGCAGGACTTCGATGTCATCACCGAACAGGACCTCGCGGCGTACACCGCCGCGCTGCAACGCAACGGGTTCTTCGGCCCTGACTCCTGGTACATGAACCACAGCGCGAACGGTGACTACTCGAAGAAGGCCAAGCATGGCGGGCGGCTTGAGATGCCAGTGTTGTTCCTCCACGGCCGCTACGACCAGACGTGCGAGACCGTCAACTCGACGCTCGCCGACCCGATGCGCGGTGCCTGCCCGAACCTGACTGAGGCGATCGTGGATTCTGGCCATTGGATGGCGCAGGAGCAGCCGGTCGCGGTGAACGCCGCCGTCGCCAAGTGGCTCGCGACCGAGCTGTCCAGCATGTGGCCGGCGCCGTCTGATCCGGCTCAGTAG
- a CDS encoding FAD-binding oxidoreductase: protein MPSELLAALRAALSADRIVLDPDIIESYRADDAEWAPSGIPAVVVRATNTAEVQAVVQACIACRTPVVARGAGTGLSGGANAIDGCVVLSLERMNNVLEINPLERLAVAQPGVVNDDLRAAVAPHGLWYPPDPASAPWSTIGGNVATNAGGLCCVKYGVTRDYVLALEVVTGTGEIVRLGRRTAKGVAGFDLTGLMVGSEGTLGIVTEVTVKLRPLPTASRTVAGYFDSVVDAGRAVRAIAEAGLTPAALELVDRHCLEAVDAWKNMGLSVDANAVLLARSDVPGAAGDEEATAILECCRQSGATWAAQSTDADEAEAMFAARRLAYPALERLGPVLTEDIVVPKAHVPEMLARIERIAIRHNTKIANIAHAGDGNLHPLLITPVGDEDARRRAQAAFEDIVSDALDLGGTVTGEHGVGLLKMDGLRRELSPAVLEMHRAVKAALDPHGILNPGKVFT from the coding sequence ATGCCTTCTGAACTCCTTGCCGCGCTGCGGGCGGCGCTATCTGCCGACCGGATAGTTCTTGATCCCGACATCATCGAGAGCTATCGCGCGGACGACGCCGAATGGGCACCATCCGGCATACCGGCCGTCGTCGTACGAGCCACTAACACCGCCGAGGTGCAGGCGGTCGTGCAAGCGTGCATCGCCTGTCGTACACCGGTAGTGGCACGCGGCGCGGGTACCGGCTTGTCTGGTGGCGCCAACGCGATCGATGGCTGCGTCGTACTCTCGCTTGAGCGGATGAACAACGTACTCGAGATCAATCCGCTTGAACGGCTCGCCGTCGCACAACCCGGCGTGGTGAATGACGACCTGCGGGCGGCCGTTGCACCCCATGGACTCTGGTACCCGCCGGACCCTGCCAGCGCGCCGTGGTCGACCATCGGAGGCAACGTGGCGACCAACGCGGGCGGCCTGTGTTGCGTGAAGTACGGCGTTACCCGTGATTACGTCCTTGCGCTGGAGGTCGTGACCGGAACCGGCGAGATCGTGCGCCTGGGGCGTCGTACGGCGAAAGGTGTCGCGGGCTTCGATCTCACCGGGCTCATGGTCGGCTCGGAAGGGACGCTTGGCATCGTCACCGAGGTAACCGTCAAGCTGCGGCCGCTGCCGACCGCCTCGCGGACCGTTGCGGGCTATTTCGATTCGGTCGTCGATGCCGGACGTGCGGTGCGCGCGATCGCCGAAGCGGGCCTCACGCCGGCCGCGCTAGAACTGGTCGACCGGCATTGCCTTGAGGCGGTCGATGCGTGGAAAAACATGGGTCTGTCGGTCGATGCCAACGCGGTACTGCTTGCCCGTAGCGACGTTCCGGGTGCGGCCGGCGACGAGGAAGCAACGGCGATACTGGAATGTTGCCGACAGTCCGGCGCGACGTGGGCCGCGCAGTCAACCGACGCAGACGAGGCGGAGGCGATGTTCGCGGCGCGGCGGTTGGCCTACCCGGCGCTCGAACGGTTGGGCCCGGTGCTGACCGAGGACATCGTCGTACCGAAGGCGCACGTGCCGGAGATGCTCGCCCGCATCGAGAGGATTGCCATTCGGCACAATACGAAGATTGCCAATATCGCGCATGCCGGAGACGGAAACCTGCATCCGCTGCTGATCACTCCCGTCGGCGACGAGGACGCGCGCCGACGTGCCCAGGCGGCGTTCGAGGACATCGTTTCAGACGCACTCGACCTCGGTGGAACTGTGACGGGGGAGCACGGAGTGGGCCTGCTGAAGATGGATGGTCTACGTCGGGAGCTATCGCCTGCGGTACTGGAGATGCACCGCGCGGTGAAGGCGGCTCTGGATCCGCACGGAATCCTCAACCCCGGCAAGGTATTCACCTAG
- a CDS encoding PadR family transcriptional regulator: MTVPLAILGLLEREPSHGYDLKRDYDTFFGRGKPLPFGQVYATLGRLARDGKVIAADAEPGGGPDRKRYVITEQGVSEVETWLAEPVAPEPHLQTVLFVKVVLALMSGRDAENYLDTQRAAHMQRMRELTDLRRTGGMVDALLADHGLFHLEADLRWIELTTARLDQLAKEIKL, translated from the coding sequence ATGACGGTTCCCTTAGCGATTCTGGGCCTACTCGAACGCGAGCCGAGCCATGGCTACGACCTCAAACGCGACTACGACACCTTCTTCGGGCGCGGCAAGCCACTGCCGTTCGGGCAGGTCTACGCGACCTTGGGCCGGCTGGCCCGTGATGGCAAGGTGATCGCCGCCGACGCCGAACCGGGCGGCGGCCCGGACCGCAAGCGCTACGTCATTACCGAGCAGGGCGTCAGCGAAGTCGAGACGTGGTTGGCCGAGCCCGTCGCGCCCGAACCGCATCTGCAGACCGTGTTATTTGTGAAGGTCGTCCTGGCGCTGATGTCCGGCCGCGACGCCGAGAACTATCTCGACACACAACGCGCCGCGCACATGCAGCGAATGCGGGAGTTGACTGACCTACGGCGTACTGGCGGCATGGTCGACGCACTGCTCGCCGACCACGGACTGTTTCACCTCGAGGCTGACCTGCGGTGGATCGAGCTCACCACGGCTCGCCTGGATCAACTCGCCAAGGAGATCAAGCTATGA
- a CDS encoding ABC transporter ATP-binding protein has translation MTVVPASDLATRSDTALEAREICLSFGQTPALRGASVSISRGEIVAVMGPSGSGKSTLLHCLAGILTPDSGEIVFAGRRLDTMTENERSAVRRDRFGFVFQFGQLVPELTTEENVALPLLLSGVRRTEALRRARPWFERLGLRGMERRRSGELSGGEAQRVALARGLVAAPEVLFADEPTGSLDSLTGEQVMELMVGAARDQGTTVVLVTHDPRVAAYADREINVRDGKAAAIDQARR, from the coding sequence ATGACCGTCGTGCCCGCATCTGATTTAGCAACAAGGTCGGATACCGCGCTTGAGGCTCGTGAGATCTGTTTGTCGTTTGGGCAGACGCCCGCGCTACGAGGTGCCAGTGTCTCGATCTCTCGGGGCGAGATCGTGGCGGTGATGGGGCCGAGCGGGTCGGGAAAGTCGACCTTGTTGCATTGTCTGGCAGGCATTCTCACACCCGATAGCGGCGAGATTGTGTTCGCCGGCCGACGTCTCGACACTATGACCGAGAACGAACGAAGCGCCGTACGACGAGATCGGTTCGGCTTTGTCTTCCAGTTTGGGCAGCTCGTCCCGGAACTGACGACAGAGGAAAACGTCGCGCTGCCGCTGTTGCTCAGCGGTGTACGGCGTACCGAAGCATTGCGCCGCGCTCGCCCGTGGTTCGAGCGGCTCGGTCTGCGCGGCATGGAACGGCGACGCTCCGGCGAGCTGTCCGGCGGAGAAGCTCAACGAGTGGCGCTTGCCCGCGGACTCGTCGCTGCGCCCGAGGTGTTGTTCGCGGACGAGCCGACCGGGTCACTCGACTCACTCACCGGCGAACAGGTCATGGAGCTCATGGTTGGTGCCGCGCGCGACCAGGGCACGACCGTCGTACTCGTCACGCATGATCCACGGGTCGCCGCGTACGCCGACCGCGAGATTAACGTCCGGGACGGCAAGGCCGCCGCCATCGACCAGGCCCGCCGGTGA